In Mesotoga infera, the DNA window AGACCTTGTAGCCGTTGTATTGAGGTGGGTTATGGCTTGCCGTTATCACAACACCGCCGCTGGCTTTCAGCTCTCTCACGGCGAAACTCAGAACGGGAACCGGCATAGGCTCAATGAACAAGTGAACCTTGATACCCATGGAAGAGAGAACCTCGGCAGCAACCTCTGCGAAATGAGCTGATTTGCGTCTAGTATCAAAAGCAATAACGACAGATGAGTTGCTGAATCTCTCAGATATCCAACGTCCGAAACCTAAAGTGGCTCTCCTGACGGTGAAAGTATTCATCCGGTTTGTTCCAGCGCCGAGTACTCCGCGCATTCCGCCAGTTCCAAATTCCAGATCCAGCGCGAAACTCTCCCTCACCTCACTCGGAGAGAATCTCCTTAGCTCCTCTTTCATTTCTTCAGTTGAGTTTTCAAGCCATCTCTTGTACTCTTCGTTAATTGCTAGATCATCTCTTAGCACTCTACCACCTTCCAACAGCTTTCAAATGGTTGACCTTTCCGTTTTCTAGAACCTCAATAACATCCAGCCTTGCCTCACTAAATACAGGTTTTTCGGTAAGTATGTACCTTTGAGCGGCAAGCTCCAGCCTCCTGAGTTTTTTTTCATCTACCCTGTACCTTGGTAGACTGAAAGAGCTTCCTCCCTTGACTTCAACAAAGACCAACATCTTGCCTCTGAGAGCCACAATATCGATTTCCCCGAATCTGTACGAAACGTTCCTGGCCTTAACCTTGTATCCTGACTTTTCCAAGTATTTGCAGGCAAGTTCTTCGTATCTTCTGCCGAAATCGTTGCTCATTTATCTTCTTTGTATATCCTGGGCACCTTAAGATAGCTTCCTTCCCGCTCTGGGAAGAGATCTCTTAAGAGCTTTGAATTTTCAAACCCGACAAAGTTGTCCTCTCTGGGTTCAAGACTCTTCTCCACAGGTGAGACCATCTCTTCTTCATCGAAATCAACCTGATCCAGGAGCGTCATATATTGCAGTATTTCCTCAATATCCTTCTTCAATCCTATTCGTTCTTCCTCTTTTAGTTCGAGCTTTGCAAGACCTTCCAGATGCTTTAGCAGCTCATCACTTACTTTCGTCTCCATTTCATTCCTCCTCAATGCTTACCTCACGAAGATACATGGCCGCATGTTCGGGTGGCATTGGATTTATATAGAAACCAGAGCCCCACTCAAATCCAGCAACCCTGGTAAGCCTTGGCACAATCTCCAGATGCCAGTGATAGTGATCCGACTGCTCAATACCTTTTATTCCGGTATGTAGCATAAAGTTGTAGGGAGGATTGTCTAGGGCCTTATGGATTCTCAACAACATATTTTTGAGAATCACAGAGAAACTATCGATTTGAGAGGCCGATATTTCTCCAAAATTACAGCTGTGAACCTTCGGAAGTATCCATGTTTCGAAGGGAAATCTTGCTGCAAAGGGTTCAAATGCAATGAAATCGCTGTTCTCCTCGACAACTCTCGTCCCTTCCAGCCCCTCTTGATTCACCATGTCACAATAAACGCATCTCTCTCTGAAACGATAGTATTCAGCCGATCCAGCAATCTCCTCAGCAACCCTCTTCGGTACTATTGGAGTTGCGATAAGCTGACTGTGGGAATGCACAAGTGAGGCTCCCGCTTCTCTCCCATGATTCTTGAATATTAAGATGTACTTTATTCTGATGTCTTTCTCGAGTACCTGGTGGCGTTCCTTGTAAGCCCAGATAACCTCTTTGATCTGCTCGTAAGATAGAGTTGCCATGGAAGCATTATGATCAGGTGTTTCAATAATCACTTCATGGGTCCCAAACCCCTTGATCACATCATACATCCCATGACCAAACCTCTCCGGCTCGACACTGGAATCCAGCGCAGGAAATTTGTTCTGAACCACTCTGACCCACCACCCGGGGCTGTCTTTCGCAGTATCTGCTGGTCTGAAAGCCATTACTTCTGGTGGAGTTGTGTGTTCATTTCCGTAGTCAAATGGGCAAAAGGCGGATTCGACTTTTTCCTTTGCATTAATAAAATCATGTGGGCGCCTCGCTCTTTCAGTCGCAATAATAACCCATCTCTTGATTATTGGATCTTTTCTGAGTTCAGGCATTGCCTTTGACCTCCAAAGTTTGCTCATATAAGGAAAGATAGTTCTTGGCCGACGCTTCCCAAGAGAAATCTTCTTTCATTGCGTTACGGACGACCTCTCGCCAAAAATCGTCGTGATTGTAGACTTCAAGCGCCTTTTTCAGAGCCTCAAGCAGGCTTTCGCCACTGTAATCAACAAAACCGAATCCATTACCGTGGTCTGAAAGGCCATACTCTTTCACAGTATCCGCCAGTCCACCTGTGTACCTAACAACTGGAACAGTTCCGTATCTCATTGCAAACATCTGACCTAAGCCACAGGGCTCATATCTGGATGGCATCAGGAAAAAATCTGCACCCGAATAGATCTTTTGCGCAAGATCAAGATCAAAAGCAAGTTTGACAGCAACTTTGTCGGGATAATTCTCATGAAGATCTTTGAACATCTTCTCGTACTTCTTCTCTCCTGTTCCAAGAACAATTAACTGCATAGGAAGTCTTACTAACTCTCCCCGAATCTCCTCAATGAGATCAAGTCCCTTCTGGTCAACTAAACGGGAAATCAATCCAAAAAGTGGCGCTCTATTCTTTGGAAGACCTACCAGCACCTGCAAATTCGATTTATTTATTTCCTTCTTTTCGATACTGTCGAGACTGTAGTTTACCCACAACCGAGGATCCCTTTCGGGATCGTACTCGAAGTAATCGATTCCGTTTAGAATCCCTACTAGATCTTTCTTTCTTCTCGAAAGGACCTCTTCCAGACCCGCTCCGTATTCTTCCGTCTGAATTTCATTGGCATATGTGGGGGATACCGTACTTAGTTTGTCAGAATATTCCAGACCAGCCCTCATGAAGTTGATGTCGCTCCCTTCTGTGATGTCATTTAGGTAACGACTCTCAATACCGGAGAGCTGAAGATATTCTCTGCAATAAGTACCCTGGTAAGCAAGATTGTGTATAGAGAAGACTGTTTTGCACTTTGCATTTGCCTGTTTCAAATATACAGCCATCAAGCCTGTATGCCAGTCGTTCAGATGGACTATATCATAACCGTTATCAGCAGCAAAACCCGCCGCGGCATCGGAAAAACTCATGGCCTGAAGTCCTAGATCGGATGCTCCATAGACTTCATCGGAATCCATGAGCTCTTCATTGCCAAGGAGAAATACATCAACGCTACCAAGCGGGCGTGATTTCTTGTAGAGTTCAAAAGAGATTTCTCTCTCCATGAACCTTGTTTTCAGAATTGATCCGGTCTTTGAGGTTACATACTTGTCCACAGACTTGTGAAATGGCATTAATATATCGATTTCAACCCCGAGATCTTTAAGATACTTTGGCAAAGCTCCAGCAACATCTGCCAGACCTCCGACTTTTGCAAGTGGATAAACCTCGTAAGAGACAAAAAGCACTTTCATTCCATCACCTCTTGAATAACGGTAGGTCATGAGAGAAGATAACCGTGTCGGCCATTTCGAAGTACTTAGTAACGAAAGCTGCCGCTGCGTCTGATCTCATACCTTTACGAATTTCGTGATAGTTTATCTGCCTTGTGCATACGTCGCCACAAATGAACACTTTACCATGATTTTCAGTTTCAAGGAAAAAGGAAACATGGTCTCTGGAGTGAAAGGGAGATTTGAGAACATCAATTGATCCCAGAATCTTCTCACCACCGTTGAATGGCTCGACCCTCCTCCACGAATCAATGATTTTTAGATACATTGCTCCCACTACAGGACCGAAAGAACCATAGTTTCTGCTCTGATAATTGGCGTGCAAACGAATCGTCGCATGGGGGAAAAACATACTATTAAAAGCGTGATCCAGATGAAAATGAGTCAGCAATATGTCGGTTATGCTATCCGGGGAAAGTCCCATAGAAGTCAATCTTTCTTCCAGAATCTTAATCGAAGGAAACCCGCCGGGATCGACGAGAATCTTTTTGCTATCTTCCACAAGCAAAACACAACTACTTGTAGGGGCATCCATCATTCCCGGCACAAAAACGATGCTGCCGGGAAAGAGGAGACTCAAGTCCAAGTCACATCACTCCTCGAAAAATCAATCCGATCGTCCCTACAATTATACAGTATATGCCAAAGAATCTCAGACGCCGCTTCAGAACAAGTTTCTTTAGGAGCCAAAGTCCGACTATGCCCATAAGGAAGGCAAGAAGAGATGCCAGCAGAACTGTCGAAAGTGGAAGGCTTACTCTCGAAATCTCGAGAATACCGGCTCCAAGAGTTACTGGAAGACTCAAAAGAAATGAGAA includes these proteins:
- a CDS encoding YraN family protein — translated: MSNDFGRRYEELACKYLEKSGYKVKARNVSYRFGEIDIVALRGKMLVFVEVKGGSSFSLPRYRVDEKKLRRLELAAQRYILTEKPVFSEARLDVIEVLENGKVNHLKAVGRW
- the galT gene encoding galactose-1-phosphate uridylyltransferase yields the protein MPELRKDPIIKRWVIIATERARRPHDFINAKEKVESAFCPFDYGNEHTTPPEVMAFRPADTAKDSPGWWVRVVQNKFPALDSSVEPERFGHGMYDVIKGFGTHEVIIETPDHNASMATLSYEQIKEVIWAYKERHQVLEKDIRIKYILIFKNHGREAGASLVHSHSQLIATPIVPKRVAEEIAGSAEYYRFRERCVYCDMVNQEGLEGTRVVEENSDFIAFEPFAARFPFETWILPKVHSCNFGEISASQIDSFSVILKNMLLRIHKALDNPPYNFMLHTGIKGIEQSDHYHWHLEIVPRLTRVAGFEWGSGFYINPMPPEHAAMYLREVSIEEE
- the gatC gene encoding Asp-tRNA(Asn)/Glu-tRNA(Gln) amidotransferase subunit GatC; the encoded protein is METKVSDELLKHLEGLAKLELKEEERIGLKKDIEEILQYMTLLDQVDFDEEEMVSPVEKSLEPREDNFVGFENSKLLRDLFPEREGSYLKVPRIYKEDK
- a CDS encoding MBL fold metallo-hydrolase, with product MDLSLLFPGSIVFVPGMMDAPTSSCVLLVEDSKKILVDPGGFPSIKILEERLTSMGLSPDSITDILLTHFHLDHAFNSMFFPHATIRLHANYQSRNYGSFGPVVGAMYLKIIDSWRRVEPFNGGEKILGSIDVLKSPFHSRDHVSFFLETENHGKVFICGDVCTRQINYHEIRKGMRSDAAAAFVTKYFEMADTVIFSHDLPLFKR
- a CDS encoding glycogen synthase — encoded protein: MKVLFVSYEVYPLAKVGGLADVAGALPKYLKDLGVEIDILMPFHKSVDKYVTSKTGSILKTRFMEREISFELYKKSRPLGSVDVFLLGNEELMDSDEVYGASDLGLQAMSFSDAAAGFAADNGYDIVHLNDWHTGLMAVYLKQANAKCKTVFSIHNLAYQGTYCREYLQLSGIESRYLNDITEGSDINFMRAGLEYSDKLSTVSPTYANEIQTEEYGAGLEEVLSRRKKDLVGILNGIDYFEYDPERDPRLWVNYSLDSIEKKEINKSNLQVLVGLPKNRAPLFGLISRLVDQKGLDLIEEIRGELVRLPMQLIVLGTGEKKYEKMFKDLHENYPDKVAVKLAFDLDLAQKIYSGADFFLMPSRYEPCGLGQMFAMRYGTVPVVRYTGGLADTVKEYGLSDHGNGFGFVDYSGESLLEALKKALEVYNHDDFWREVVRNAMKEDFSWEASAKNYLSLYEQTLEVKGNA